In a genomic window of Allomeiothermus silvanus DSM 9946:
- the acnA gene encoding aconitate hydratase AcnA, producing the protein MAYRDEFGTRKTLSTRMGTVHYYDIQELEKQGIAEVSKLPFSIRVMLESLLRNEDGYKVTKDDVVALARWQPAPGEINVPLMLSRVILQDFTGVPAVVDLAAMRDAVAKLGGDPEMINPTVPVDLVIDHSVQVDFFGTSYAFAQNVELEYQRNEERYRLIKWGQNALKGFRAVPPGTGIVHQVNLEYLASVVMSQKDQDGKVYAFPDSLVGTDSHTTMINSLGVLGWGVGGIEAEAVMLGQPYYMLAPKVIGFKLSGELPEGATATDLVLRVTEMIRKHGAVGKFVEFYGPGVSKLPLADRATIANMSPEYGATMGFFPIDEETLAYLRLTGRSEELVDLVEKYAKATGLWRTDDANPSYSEHLELDLSTVEPSLAGPKRPQDRVRLSEVKQSFQEHLTKDVKERGFGLKPEQLEKKVRVKRGRDEFEITHGSVVIAAITSCTNTSNPSVMLGAGLLAKKAVEAGLETQPWVKSSLAPGSKVVTEYLDAAGLTPFLEALKFHTVGYGCTTCIGNSGPLPEEISKAVKEGDLVVAAVLSGNRNFEGRVNPDVKANYLASPMLVVAYALAGRMDIDFTREPLGYDPNGRPVFLKDIWPSQEEIKATVHRTLDAEMFRREYASVFEGDERWKALSAPTGTLYQFDPASTYIQNPPFFENLTENREIGDIKGARALLVLGDSITTDHISPAGNIAKNSPAARYLMEHGVEPADFNSYGSRRGNHEVMMRGTFANIRIKNLMLEGVEGPYTKKLPEGEQMFIYDAAMRYKAEGTPLVVLGGKEYGSGSSRDWAAKGTFLLGIKAVIAESFERIHRSNLVGMGVLPLVFQEGQNVQTLGLTGYETFDILGLEDITPGKELTVVATKPDGTVVNFTVKARIDTAVEVDYYKNGGILHTVLKNMLAEKAKA; encoded by the coding sequence ATGGCCTACAGAGACGAGTTCGGCACGCGCAAAACCCTTTCCACCCGGATGGGCACGGTACACTACTACGACATCCAAGAGCTGGAGAAACAAGGCATCGCTGAGGTGTCCAAGCTGCCTTTCTCTATTCGGGTGATGCTCGAGAGCCTGCTGCGCAATGAAGACGGCTACAAAGTCACCAAGGACGATGTGGTGGCCTTGGCCAGGTGGCAGCCCGCCCCTGGTGAGATCAACGTGCCGCTAATGCTTTCTCGGGTCATTCTGCAAGACTTCACCGGGGTTCCCGCAGTGGTGGATCTCGCCGCCATGCGGGACGCGGTAGCCAAACTGGGGGGCGACCCCGAGATGATCAACCCCACGGTACCTGTGGATTTGGTCATCGACCACTCGGTGCAGGTGGATTTCTTCGGAACCAGCTACGCCTTTGCCCAGAATGTCGAGCTCGAGTACCAGCGCAACGAAGAGCGCTACCGGCTCATCAAGTGGGGTCAAAACGCACTCAAGGGCTTCCGCGCGGTGCCGCCAGGAACTGGGATCGTTCACCAGGTCAACCTCGAGTACCTCGCCAGCGTGGTGATGAGCCAAAAAGACCAAGACGGCAAGGTCTACGCCTTCCCCGATTCCTTGGTCGGCACCGATAGCCATACCACCATGATCAACAGCCTGGGGGTACTGGGCTGGGGCGTGGGCGGCATCGAAGCCGAGGCGGTGATGCTCGGTCAGCCCTACTACATGCTGGCCCCCAAGGTAATCGGTTTCAAGCTTTCCGGCGAGCTACCCGAAGGGGCTACCGCCACCGACTTGGTACTGCGCGTCACCGAGATGATCCGCAAGCACGGGGCGGTGGGTAAGTTTGTGGAGTTCTACGGCCCCGGCGTCTCCAAGCTGCCGCTCGCGGACCGCGCTACCATCGCCAACATGTCGCCAGAGTACGGCGCTACGATGGGCTTTTTCCCCATTGATGAAGAAACTCTAGCCTACCTCCGGCTTACCGGGCGTTCGGAAGAGTTGGTGGATTTGGTAGAGAAATACGCCAAAGCTACCGGCCTTTGGCGCACTGACGATGCAAACCCTTCGTACAGCGAACACCTGGAACTCGACCTCTCCACCGTGGAACCGTCCCTGGCAGGGCCTAAGCGTCCACAGGATAGGGTCAGGCTGAGCGAAGTAAAGCAAAGCTTTCAAGAACATCTCACCAAAGACGTCAAGGAGCGCGGATTCGGGCTTAAGCCGGAGCAGCTGGAGAAAAAAGTAAGGGTCAAACGGGGCCGTGACGAGTTCGAGATCACCCACGGCTCGGTAGTGATTGCCGCCATTACCAGCTGCACCAACACCTCCAACCCCTCGGTGATGTTAGGAGCCGGGCTTTTAGCGAAGAAGGCGGTAGAAGCCGGGCTCGAGACCCAGCCTTGGGTCAAGTCGTCGTTGGCCCCCGGCTCCAAAGTGGTGACTGAGTATTTGGATGCCGCCGGGCTCACCCCTTTCCTGGAAGCCCTTAAGTTCCACACCGTGGGCTATGGCTGTACCACCTGCATCGGGAACTCCGGCCCTCTGCCGGAGGAGATCTCCAAGGCCGTGAAAGAAGGCGATCTGGTGGTGGCGGCGGTGCTCTCGGGCAACCGCAACTTTGAAGGTCGGGTCAACCCTGACGTAAAGGCTAACTACCTGGCCTCGCCCATGCTGGTGGTGGCCTACGCCTTGGCAGGTCGGATGGACATCGACTTCACCCGTGAGCCCCTGGGCTATGACCCTAACGGCAGGCCGGTCTTCCTCAAAGACATCTGGCCCAGCCAGGAAGAGATCAAGGCCACTGTCCACCGCACCCTCGACGCCGAGATGTTCCGCCGGGAGTACGCCAGCGTCTTCGAGGGCGACGAGCGCTGGAAGGCTCTCTCAGCTCCCACCGGCACGCTGTACCAGTTCGATCCGGCCTCTACCTATATTCAAAACCCCCCCTTCTTCGAAAACCTTACCGAAAATCGGGAAATTGGCGACATCAAAGGAGCGCGGGCTTTATTGGTGCTGGGAGACTCGATCACCACCGACCACATCTCCCCTGCTGGGAATATCGCCAAAAACTCCCCCGCGGCCCGTTACCTGATGGAGCACGGGGTAGAACCCGCTGACTTCAACAGCTACGGCTCGCGGCGTGGCAACCACGAAGTGATGATGCGCGGCACCTTCGCCAACATCCGCATCAAAAACCTCATGCTCGAGGGGGTGGAAGGCCCCTACACCAAGAAGCTTCCCGAAGGCGAGCAGATGTTCATCTACGACGCGGCCATGCGCTATAAGGCGGAGGGCACTCCGCTGGTGGTGCTGGGCGGGAAGGAATACGGCTCAGGTTCTAGCCGCGACTGGGCGGCCAAAGGCACTTTCCTGCTAGGCATTAAAGCGGTAATTGCGGAGAGCTTCGAGCGCATCCACCGCTCCAACTTGGTGGGCATGGGTGTGCTCCCGCTGGTCTTCCAGGAGGGCCAGAATGTCCAAACCCTGGGCCTCACCGGGTACGAGACCTTCGACATCCTGGGCCTCGAGGACATCACCCCCGGCAAGGAACTGACCGTGGTGGCCACCAAGCCCGATGGCACCGTGGTGAACTTCACCGTAAAGGCCCGCATTGACACGGCTGTAGAGGTAGACTACTACAAGAATGGCGGAATTCTCCACACCGTGCTGAAGAACATGCTGGCGGAGAAAGCGAAGGCGTAA
- a CDS encoding alpha/beta hydrolase, producing the protein MGSIPTLPGLESRMIQTPRIQMHVLMGGPKDGIPVLLVHGNASSSTYWEETMLALPPSFRAIAPDLRGYGDTEDKLVDATRGCMDWVDDLLGLMDVLGLQKFHVAGHSLGGSVVWAMLAAHPERVLSATVICPGSPFGFGGTKGLEGTPCAPDYAGSGGGIVNPEFARLMAEKYRGSEYPASPRTVMNSFYWKPPFKHPREEELLSGLLSERIGPDKYPGDFEPSPHWPGVAPGKFGPANAISPKYIGDSVERMLTATPKPPILWVRGSDDQIVSDFSLFNMGTLGKMGAVPGWPGDEVHPPQPMVGQTRYVLERYAANGGYFREEVIADTGHSPHMEKPEVFDPIFHAHLKAASS; encoded by the coding sequence ATGGGTTCAATCCCGACATTGCCCGGCCTCGAGTCCCGGATGATCCAGACCCCGCGTATCCAGATGCACGTGCTGATGGGCGGGCCGAAAGATGGCATACCGGTACTCTTGGTTCACGGGAATGCCTCCTCCTCGACCTACTGGGAAGAGACCATGCTGGCTTTGCCCCCCAGCTTCCGGGCGATAGCCCCCGATTTGCGCGGCTACGGCGACACCGAGGACAAGCTGGTAGACGCCACCCGGGGCTGTATGGACTGGGTGGACGATTTGCTGGGGCTGATGGACGTTCTCGGTCTGCAAAAGTTTCACGTCGCCGGGCACAGCCTGGGCGGGAGCGTGGTCTGGGCAATGCTCGCTGCCCATCCCGAGCGGGTGCTGAGCGCGACGGTGATCTGCCCCGGCTCGCCCTTCGGGTTTGGCGGGACGAAAGGGCTCGAGGGCACTCCCTGCGCCCCCGACTATGCCGGTTCGGGGGGGGGAATCGTCAACCCCGAGTTTGCCCGGCTGATGGCCGAGAAGTACCGCGGCAGCGAATATCCAGCTTCGCCGCGCACGGTGATGAACAGCTTCTACTGGAAGCCACCCTTCAAACATCCACGCGAGGAGGAATTGCTCTCGGGATTGCTCTCGGAGCGGATCGGGCCGGACAAATACCCCGGAGACTTCGAACCCTCGCCCCACTGGCCGGGGGTGGCCCCGGGCAAGTTCGGCCCGGCCAACGCCATCTCACCCAAGTACATCGGGGACAGCGTGGAGCGGATGCTCACGGCCACCCCCAAACCCCCCATCCTCTGGGTGCGCGGCTCCGATGACCAGATCGTGAGCGATTTCAGCCTCTTCAATATGGGCACCCTGGGCAAGATGGGCGCGGTTCCCGGTTGGCCCGGCGACGAGGTGCACCCACCCCAGCCGATGGTGGGGCAGACCCGCTACGTGCTCGAGCGCTACGCCGCGAATGGCGGTTATTTCCGCGAGGAGGTCATCGCCGACACCGGACACTCGCCACACATGGAAAAACCCGAGGTCTTCGACCCGATTTTCCACGCTCACCTAAAAGCGGCGTCTTCGTAA
- a CDS encoding FdhF/YdeP family oxidoreductase: MALKPVKKGWMPELWVSKVPFGVGEQKPNNFLEVFRAAWENRDNLEYAYRILSDGCCDGCALGTYGMRDWTIQGIHLCNVRLRLLRLNTLGPLDVRVLEDVSSLEDKTSTELRELGRLPYPMLRKRGQQGFTRISWSEALDRIGLRILRAHPKRLAFYLTSRGIPNETYYLVQKAVRALGSNNIDNAARICHSPSTVALKEALGVAATTCSYKDLIGTDLIVFFGSNVAVNQPVMMKYLYYAKKAGTKVVVVNPYREPAMEKYWVPSDPESALFGTKIADRFFQVEPGGDIAFIHGTLKHLIEQGQIKREFIEAHTTGFDELQDLLAKTAWENFETASGLPHSEMQAFAQLLAQAERAVLVWSMGVTQHSFGEDTVQAIINLALSRGYLGREGCGLMPIRGHSGVQGGAEMGAYATAFPRGLPINSENAAHLQELWGFEVPDQAGLTAPEMLEAARQGQLEVLWSIGGNFLEVLPDPHSVREALGKVPLRVHQDIVLSSQMLVEGEEVILLPATTRYEIKGGVTETSTERRVIFSPEIPGPRIREARPEGEVLLEVAARARPWLADKLKFEGMDTVRAEIARVVPLYDGIQHLKAKGDAFQYGGPHLCPDGVCPTPDGKAHFKAVPLPERRIPAGALRLVTRRGKQFNSMVHEATDPINGLPRDAVLISASDAAQLGLTPGQSVVLSNEKGKLLGRVFIGEVKRGSIQVHWPEGNVLIGEKRSPKAKIPGYKDAYVFISPSRGPISAVESAS, encoded by the coding sequence GTGGCCTTGAAACCCGTCAAAAAGGGGTGGATGCCGGAGCTTTGGGTCTCTAAGGTTCCGTTCGGAGTCGGGGAGCAAAAACCCAACAACTTCCTCGAGGTCTTCCGGGCGGCCTGGGAGAACCGGGATAACCTCGAGTACGCCTATCGCATCCTGAGTGACGGCTGCTGTGACGGCTGCGCATTGGGCACCTATGGGATGCGAGACTGGACCATCCAGGGCATTCACCTCTGCAACGTGCGGCTCAGGCTTTTGCGGCTCAACACCCTGGGGCCGCTGGATGTCAGGGTGCTGGAGGACGTCTCGAGCCTGGAGGACAAAACCAGCACCGAACTCCGCGAGTTGGGCCGCCTCCCCTATCCCATGCTGCGCAAGCGCGGCCAACAGGGCTTTACCCGCATCTCCTGGAGTGAAGCGCTGGACCGCATCGGCCTAAGGATTCTGCGCGCCCACCCAAAACGGCTGGCTTTCTACCTCACCAGTCGAGGCATTCCCAACGAAACCTACTACCTAGTCCAGAAAGCAGTACGGGCACTGGGTAGCAACAATATCGACAACGCCGCCCGCATCTGCCATAGCCCCAGCACCGTCGCGCTCAAGGAAGCCCTGGGAGTAGCCGCGACCACCTGCAGCTACAAAGACCTCATCGGCACTGACCTGATCGTGTTCTTCGGCTCGAACGTGGCGGTCAACCAGCCGGTGATGATGAAGTACCTCTACTACGCCAAAAAGGCCGGGACCAAGGTGGTAGTGGTAAATCCTTACCGCGAGCCGGCAATGGAAAAGTACTGGGTTCCCTCCGACCCCGAGAGCGCCCTTTTCGGCACGAAGATCGCCGACCGGTTTTTCCAAGTCGAGCCGGGAGGGGATATCGCCTTCATCCACGGGACGCTCAAGCACCTCATCGAGCAGGGCCAGATCAAACGGGAATTCATCGAAGCCCACACTACGGGATTCGACGAACTCCAAGACCTGCTGGCGAAAACCGCTTGGGAGAACTTCGAGACCGCCTCCGGCCTCCCTCACAGTGAGATGCAGGCCTTCGCCCAACTGCTAGCCCAAGCCGAGCGGGCCGTGCTGGTCTGGAGCATGGGTGTGACCCAACATTCCTTTGGCGAGGACACCGTGCAGGCGATCATCAATCTGGCGCTCTCGCGGGGCTACCTGGGCCGCGAGGGCTGTGGTTTGATGCCGATCCGTGGGCATTCGGGCGTGCAGGGTGGGGCCGAAATGGGGGCCTACGCGACCGCGTTCCCCCGTGGATTACCGATCAATTCGGAGAATGCGGCGCACTTGCAGGAGCTATGGGGCTTCGAGGTGCCCGACCAAGCCGGCCTCACCGCGCCGGAAATGCTCGAGGCTGCCCGGCAAGGCCAGCTAGAGGTGCTGTGGAGCATAGGCGGGAACTTCCTGGAGGTCTTGCCCGACCCCCATAGCGTGCGCGAAGCCTTGGGCAAAGTTCCCCTGCGGGTGCACCAAGACATCGTCCTCTCGAGCCAGATGCTCGTAGAGGGCGAGGAGGTGATCCTGCTTCCCGCCACCACCCGCTACGAGATCAAAGGCGGCGTCACCGAGACCAGCACCGAGCGCCGGGTGATCTTCAGCCCGGAGATTCCTGGCCCCCGCATCCGCGAGGCCCGGCCCGAAGGGGAGGTCCTGCTCGAGGTCGCGGCCCGGGCCCGCCCCTGGCTGGCCGACAAGCTGAAGTTTGAGGGGATGGATACGGTGCGGGCCGAGATTGCCCGAGTCGTCCCGCTTTATGACGGCATCCAGCACCTCAAAGCCAAGGGCGACGCCTTCCAGTACGGTGGGCCGCACCTCTGCCCAGACGGGGTCTGCCCTACCCCGGATGGAAAGGCCCACTTCAAGGCGGTGCCGCTCCCCGAGCGCCGGATCCCCGCCGGGGCCTTGCGGCTCGTCACCCGGCGGGGGAAGCAGTTCAACAGCATGGTGCACGAAGCTACAGACCCCATCAACGGGCTACCCAGGGATGCCGTGCTCATATCGGCTAGCGATGCTGCGCAGCTCGGGCTCACACCCGGTCAGAGCGTCGTCCTGAGCAACGAAAAGGGCAAGCTGCTAGGTAGGGTATTTATCGGGGAGGTGAAGCGGGGCAGCATACAGGTACACTGGCCCGAAGGAAACGTGCTGATCGGGGAGAAGCGCTCGCCTAAAGCCAAGATCCCCGGCTACAAAGATGCCTACGTCTTCATCAGCCCATCCCGAGGCCCTATCTCCGCTGTTGAGAGCGCATCATGA
- the fdhD gene encoding formate dehydrogenase accessory sulfurtransferase FdhD — protein MRRLEVAPNQIRWISDELATEEPLELRLVAGNEHRTIAVTLRTPGNDFELAAGFLFGEGVIQRRSEIKRIAYCVEEGQEQRYNIVSVELRSQALPRLPTLERHFFTTSACGLCGKASIESLSARGLSPVSGDSTVSAKVLRELPEKLRKAQQLFDLTGGLHAAALFDLEGNLIALREDIGRHNAMDKLVGWALLEGKLPLAPCIVVVSGRASFELVQKALAAGIPIFASVSAPSNLAVDLAASFGMTLAGFLRGERFNVYAHPERILLV, from the coding sequence GTGCGGCGACTTGAAGTCGCGCCCAATCAAATCCGCTGGATCTCGGACGAACTGGCAACGGAGGAGCCGCTCGAGCTTCGCCTGGTTGCCGGGAATGAGCATCGAACCATCGCGGTAACCCTCCGCACCCCCGGCAATGACTTCGAGTTAGCGGCGGGATTTCTGTTCGGCGAGGGGGTCATCCAACGGCGGAGCGAGATCAAGCGCATCGCCTACTGTGTGGAAGAGGGCCAAGAGCAGCGTTACAACATCGTGAGCGTGGAACTCCGCAGCCAAGCCTTGCCCAGGTTACCTACCCTCGAGCGCCACTTCTTCACCACCAGCGCTTGCGGGCTTTGTGGCAAGGCCAGCATCGAGTCATTGTCGGCTCGAGGGTTGAGCCCGGTCTCGGGCGATTCTACGGTTTCGGCGAAGGTGCTACGGGAGCTACCCGAAAAACTGCGAAAAGCCCAGCAACTCTTCGACCTGACGGGCGGACTGCACGCGGCGGCGCTGTTTGATCTGGAGGGGAATCTGATTGCCCTCCGCGAGGACATCGGGCGGCACAACGCGATGGACAAGCTGGTGGGCTGGGCACTTTTGGAGGGCAAGCTTCCGCTCGCACCGTGCATCGTCGTGGTGAGTGGGCGGGCCAGCTTCGAGCTGGTGCAGAAGGCCCTTGCCGCGGGCATCCCGATCTTCGCTTCGGTCTCAGCTCCCAGCAATCTCGCCGTGGACCTGGCGGCCTCTTTTGGTATGACCCTGGCGGGCTTCCTGCGCGGGGAACGCTTCAACGTTTATGCTCACCCTGAACGGATTCTGCTAGTCTAG
- a CDS encoding DUF503 domain-containing protein, with the protein MKAYLGVYTARLEMPWVRSLKEKRALVKPAVERLRSRFPVSVARLAGQDDHSWEVVGFTVMGYDIVWVETILREAADFLAAQAEYEVAEENWKVDEVSLDGIVPLWAQ; encoded by the coding sequence ATGAAAGCCTATCTTGGCGTCTATACCGCCCGCCTGGAGATGCCCTGGGTGCGCAGTCTCAAGGAGAAGAGGGCGCTAGTAAAGCCCGCGGTTGAGCGGCTGCGCTCACGTTTCCCGGTCTCGGTGGCCCGACTTGCCGGGCAAGACGATCACAGTTGGGAAGTGGTAGGTTTCACCGTGATGGGCTACGACATCGTCTGGGTCGAGACTATTTTGCGCGAAGCCGCCGATTTTCTGGCAGCCCAGGCCGAGTACGAGGTAGCCGAGGAGAACTGGAAGGTGGACGAGGTGAGCCTGGACGGTATTGTTCCGCTGTGGGCGCAGTAA
- a CDS encoding DUF4342 domain-containing protein: MNENETTQTTTTPEPETKKRTWVEEIEVAGSQLVEKLKDLLAEGNARRVIIRTKDGNELLAMPVTLGVLGGGVFALAAPIWAAIGALAALVAQVKLEVVREEPEATETPKNETPPQV, translated from the coding sequence ATGAACGAGAACGAGACCACCCAAACCACAACCACCCCCGAGCCAGAGACTAAAAAGCGCACCTGGGTCGAGGAGATCGAGGTGGCCGGAAGCCAGTTGGTGGAAAAGCTCAAAGACCTGCTTGCGGAGGGCAACGCCCGGCGGGTAATCATCCGTACCAAGGACGGCAACGAACTCCTCGCCATGCCCGTGACCTTGGGTGTGCTGGGCGGCGGCGTCTTCGCCCTGGCGGCCCCCATTTGGGCTGCGATCGGCGCCCTAGCTGCGCTGGTAGCGCAGGTGAAGCTCGAGGTGGTTCGCGAGGAGCCCGAGGCCACCGAAACCCCCAAGAACGAGACCCCGCCTCAGGTCTAA